A region from the Candidatus Rokuibacteriota bacterium genome encodes:
- a CDS encoding CoA transferase, whose translation MADAQALKGGRRGRPPWPATPPPTPDEVYGTLTEQAREYPNFLESIVHPDKAFNKPEALGRIRALDCSTGMMIGHWASSMLAELGAEVIQVEPPGGDPLRQLTPFGRKEYMVKDNQRGEPVGLHFLHEMRNKLSVTLDLAKKEGREILKRLATHVDVIIENAPPGQWDKWGIGYRQLSKLNPRLVYCWVGQRGQWGPLKDKPGMRDPVAQAACGFVHGTGDPKEFGGRPTRSGLWMADHVGGTAAAMGIVAALIHRERTSGRGQFIEATAAEGIIRILDYDWVWHGMDGSIRPRYGNWDLAINIYAVNPCKDGYMMVGGGHDRLWYRIWKTVGDEVPEAEEEIIADTNLRNISERLPHTRQVKTYTLLCEWLKDNTRAEAERKLVRQEVASGGVMAIHEVAEYPHFKYRHQVQEFDDQLYGKLLVATSPQLAERIPARLKWLGRPVGYDNDDVYRRLLGFTREDFGRLAKQGVI comes from the coding sequence AGCCCGGGAGTATCCGAACTTCCTCGAATCCATCGTCCACCCCGACAAGGCCTTCAACAAGCCCGAGGCCCTCGGGCGCATCCGGGCCCTCGACTGCTCGACCGGCATGATGATCGGCCACTGGGCCTCCTCGATGCTGGCCGAGCTCGGCGCAGAGGTGATCCAGGTGGAGCCGCCGGGCGGGGACCCACTCCGCCAGCTCACCCCCTTTGGCCGCAAGGAGTACATGGTGAAGGACAACCAGCGGGGCGAGCCGGTCGGGCTGCATTTTCTCCACGAGATGAGGAACAAGCTCTCCGTGACGCTCGACCTCGCCAAGAAGGAGGGGCGCGAGATCCTCAAGCGGCTCGCGACCCACGTCGACGTGATCATCGAGAACGCGCCCCCCGGCCAGTGGGACAAGTGGGGGATCGGCTACCGCCAGCTCTCGAAGCTGAACCCGCGGCTCGTGTACTGCTGGGTCGGGCAGCGGGGGCAGTGGGGGCCGCTCAAGGACAAGCCCGGGATGCGCGACCCGGTGGCGCAGGCCGCGTGCGGCTTCGTCCACGGGACGGGCGATCCCAAGGAGTTCGGAGGCCGGCCGACCCGCTCCGGCTTGTGGATGGCGGATCACGTCGGCGGCACGGCCGCCGCCATGGGGATCGTCGCGGCGCTGATCCACCGCGAGCGCACCTCGGGCAGGGGGCAGTTCATCGAGGCCACGGCGGCGGAGGGGATCATCCGGATCCTCGACTACGACTGGGTCTGGCACGGCATGGACGGCTCGATCCGGCCCCGCTACGGCAACTGGGACCTCGCGATCAACATCTACGCCGTGAACCCGTGCAAGGACGGCTACATGATGGTGGGCGGCGGCCACGACCGGCTCTGGTACCGGATCTGGAAGACCGTGGGCGACGAGGTGCCAGAGGCGGAGGAGGAGATCATCGCCGACACCAACCTGCGGAACATCTCGGAACGGCTGCCGCACACGCGCCAGGTCAAGACCTACACGCTCCTCTGCGAGTGGCTCAAGGACAACACGCGGGCCGAGGCCGAGCGGAAGCTGGTCCGTCAGGAGGTCGCCTCGGGCGGCGTCATGGCGATCCACGAGGTGGCCGAGTACCCCCACTTCAAGTACCGCCACCAGGTGCAGGAGTTCGACGACCAGCTCTACGGCAAGCTCTTGGTCGCGACCTCGCCCCAGCTCGCGGAGAGGATCCCGGCACGGCTCAAGTGGCTGGGCCGTCCCGTCGGGTACGACAACGACGACGTCTACCGGCGGCTCCTCGGCTTCACGCGCGAGGACTTCGGCCGGCTTGCCAAGCAGGGGGTGATCTGA